In Planctomycetia bacterium, one DNA window encodes the following:
- a CDS encoding CvpA family protein produces the protein MLFSIAVGLMVILVAAYWVYQGFLSGVLMFFECVIGAMVAFGYYESVNALWSGTLGNGLGQPLALILLFFVVVVVLRVLTDKLITGNVKLPVALDRIGAGLSGFFSGMVLVGMALIGVQMLPISSNVFGWERVSTNANGAIVRSGLFFKPDEFTVGLVNLLSNGRFGGGNPLAKAKPDLLMDLYCARSCTQTEDRHEIPADALGVRAWWEAREISIVKQSLENGNLVREFEVASPNGASKFIVVNVRVASSAAPPEHPEIRYRLPQFRLVGPDPASGATPMVYPAIGSSDLYTHHSHNYRELVRGQAKRLVRFKPETQFILTASHTKAVQEKDGSGYRFDVVFEVPENFTPWYIAFKRGPRLELTRKQFVEKPPAYASTASGGRQAAAAAEAPQVGEAPAGATHVSNVTQEGTAVTDTLPIALPKSENLVQSALQGDRIGDCHFAINAPESEPEGGDAVTQLFVPDGKKIVFLGAKQLQAESLFGKSLNYASNVAAQIKVTTDDGKLYYAQGVIAKARVEGKSMIEVQYHPEPEVPERCLAKPRRVTTKALQATPDDERFFAYIFVVDPGVKLVKFQSGGIGSTQQLNIVVPND, from the coding sequence ATGTTGTTCTCCATCGCCGTCGGATTGATGGTCATCCTTGTCGCCGCCTATTGGGTATATCAGGGTTTTTTGAGCGGCGTCCTGATGTTCTTCGAGTGCGTCATCGGTGCGATGGTCGCCTTCGGTTATTACGAATCGGTGAACGCGCTCTGGTCCGGCACGCTGGGGAACGGGTTGGGCCAGCCGCTCGCGCTGATCCTGCTGTTTTTCGTTGTCGTGGTTGTGTTGCGCGTGTTGACCGACAAGCTGATCACCGGAAACGTGAAGCTGCCCGTCGCGTTGGATCGCATCGGAGCGGGGTTGAGCGGCTTTTTCTCCGGGATGGTGCTCGTCGGCATGGCCCTGATCGGCGTCCAGATGCTGCCGATCAGTTCGAACGTCTTCGGCTGGGAGCGCGTCAGCACGAATGCCAACGGCGCGATCGTGCGAAGCGGGCTGTTCTTCAAGCCCGATGAGTTCACCGTCGGACTGGTCAATCTGCTTTCCAACGGGCGCTTCGGCGGCGGCAATCCGCTCGCGAAGGCCAAGCCCGATTTGCTGATGGATTTGTACTGCGCGCGCTCGTGCACCCAGACCGAGGATCGTCACGAGATTCCGGCCGATGCCCTGGGGGTTCGTGCCTGGTGGGAGGCACGCGAGATTTCGATCGTGAAGCAATCGCTGGAGAACGGCAATCTCGTCCGCGAATTCGAGGTCGCTTCGCCCAATGGCGCAAGCAAGTTCATCGTGGTGAACGTGCGCGTGGCCTCCAGCGCCGCGCCGCCGGAGCATCCCGAGATTCGCTATCGGCTGCCGCAGTTTCGGCTGGTGGGTCCCGATCCGGCGTCGGGCGCGACGCCGATGGTTTATCCCGCGATCGGCTCAAGCGATCTCTACACGCACCACTCGCACAATTATCGCGAGCTGGTCCGCGGGCAGGCGAAGCGACTCGTGCGCTTCAAGCCGGAAACGCAATTCATCCTCACGGCTTCGCACACCAAGGCGGTGCAGGAGAAGGACGGCAGCGGCTATCGATTTGATGTCGTGTTCGAAGTCCCCGAGAATTTCACGCCGTGGTATATCGCCTTCAAGCGCGGTCCGCGCCTCGAGCTAACCAGGAAGCAGTTCGTTGAAAAACCGCCGGCCTACGCCTCCACCGCTTCGGGTGGACGGCAGGCGGCGGCCGCCGCCGAGGCGCCGCAGGTTGGCGAAGCCCCCGCCGGCGCGACCCACGTCTCCAACGTGACGCAGGAAGGCACCGCCGTTACTGACACGCTGCCGATCGCGCTGCCCAAGTCGGAGAACCTGGTCCAGTCGGCCTTGCAGGGCGATCGGATTGGCGATTGTCATTTCGCCATCAACGCACCCGAAAGCGAGCCGGAGGGCGGCGACGCCGTGACGCAGTTGTTCGTGCCGGATGGGAAGAAGATCGTCTTTCTCGGGGCGAAGCAATTGCAGGCCGAGAGCCTGTTCGGCAAGTCGCTGAACTACGCGTCGAACGTCGCGGCGCAGATCAAGGTAACGACCGACGATGGCAAGCTGTATTACGCGCAGGGCGTTATCGCGAAAGCCAGAGTGGAAGGCAAGTCGATGATCGAGGTGCAATACCACCCCGAGCCGGAAGTGCCCGAACGCTGCCTCGCCAAACCGCGGCGCGTCACGACCAAGGCGCTGCAAGCCACGCCGGACGACGAGCGGTTCTTCGCCTATATTTTTGTCGTCGATCCCGGCGTCAAGCTTGTAAAGTTCCAATCGGGCGGCATCGGTTCGACGCAGCAGTTGAACATCGTCGTGCCCAATGACTAG
- a CDS encoding adenine phosphoribosyltransferase: MALDGLRLTGVDCLAKLLRDVPDFPKPGIVFKDITPLLGDSAALSLAVEFLTQPFRDQHIDVVVGAESRGFIFGTAVARNLSAGFVPIRKPGKLPAKTRKVTYQLEYGSDSLEIHEDAIRPDARVLMIDDLLATGGTMVAACQLVRELKAHIVGVAVLIELCFLKGRDKFPGLPVHSVIKIQPDGHRIAADF; encoded by the coding sequence ATGGCGCTCGATGGACTGCGACTCACCGGCGTGGACTGCCTCGCGAAGCTGCTGCGCGACGTGCCCGACTTTCCCAAGCCCGGAATCGTCTTCAAGGACATCACCCCGCTGCTGGGGGATTCGGCCGCGCTCTCGCTCGCCGTGGAGTTTCTCACGCAGCCGTTCCGCGATCAGCACATTGACGTGGTCGTCGGCGCCGAGAGCCGCGGGTTCATCTTCGGCACGGCCGTCGCGCGGAATCTGTCGGCCGGCTTCGTGCCGATTCGCAAACCCGGCAAGCTGCCGGCCAAGACGCGCAAAGTGACGTATCAATTGGAGTACGGCAGCGATTCGCTGGAGATTCACGAGGACGCGATCCGCCCCGATGCCCGCGTGCTAATGATCGACGACTTGCTCGCCACCGGCGGAACGATGGTCGCCGCGTGCCAGTTGGTGCGCGAGCTGAAGGCCCACATCGTCGGCGTGGCCGTGCTGATCGAGCTATGCTTCCTGAAGGGGCGTGACAAGTTTCCCGGCCTGCCGGTGCATTCCGTGATCAAGATTCAGCCGGACGGGCACCGCATCGCGGCGGATTTTTGA
- a CDS encoding PilT/PilU family type 4a pilus ATPase: MTHPTLDDKLYDLGNGRKLSMRDLLDYFAQMGRLRVSDLHIKAGVPPVYRVDGQLQKMKGPPLTRESVELLARSLLTEHEWPRLVEGRSTDGSCMTDTMQFRLNFFHENEGLAIAIRALESSAPAVEEIGFPNNVWRDIVARQHGLVLVTGITGAGKSTTIASLIDRIAQTRPCRIITLEDPIEYRLHSKAAIISQREVGRDVPSFERGLRDCLREDPDVIFVGEMRDRESAAWTLTAAETGHLVFSTLHTRDTRGTLTRVLDMFPPNKQDEIASQLSLGLSHVISQKLIPRAKGEGRIVAMEIMNNIYACSNLIRQCKVEQIYSQLQTRTKDVPEERMTTLERSLANLVRAGHITPLEAEKWANNPSAFLEEMQRV; this comes from the coding sequence ATGACCCACCCCACCCTCGACGACAAACTCTACGACCTCGGCAACGGCCGCAAGCTCTCCATGCGCGATCTGCTGGATTACTTCGCGCAGATGGGCCGCCTGCGCGTGTCGGACCTGCACATCAAGGCCGGCGTGCCGCCGGTCTATCGCGTCGACGGGCAATTGCAGAAGATGAAAGGCCCGCCGCTCACACGTGAGTCGGTCGAACTGCTTGCGCGCAGCCTGCTCACCGAACACGAATGGCCGCGCCTCGTCGAAGGCCGCTCGACCGACGGCTCGTGCATGACCGACACGATGCAGTTCCGCCTGAACTTCTTTCACGAGAACGAAGGGCTCGCCATCGCCATCCGCGCGCTGGAATCATCGGCCCCGGCCGTGGAGGAGATCGGCTTCCCCAATAACGTCTGGCGCGACATCGTCGCGCGGCAGCATGGGCTGGTGCTCGTGACCGGCATCACCGGCGCGGGCAAGAGCACGACCATCGCGTCGCTGATCGACCGCATCGCCCAGACGCGTCCCTGCCGCATCATCACGCTCGAAGACCCCATCGAATACCGATTGCACAGCAAGGCCGCGATTATCTCGCAGCGCGAGGTTGGGCGCGACGTGCCCAGCTTCGAGCGCGGCCTGCGCGATTGCCTGCGCGAGGACCCGGACGTGATCTTCGTCGGCGAGATGCGCGATCGCGAAAGCGCCGCCTGGACGCTGACGGCCGCCGAGACCGGGCACCTGGTGTTTTCAACGCTGCACACGCGCGACACGCGCGGAACGCTGACGCGGGTGCTGGACATGTTTCCGCCGAACAAGCAGGACGAGATTGCCAGCCAGCTTTCGCTGGGGTTGAGCCATGTCATCTCGCAGAAATTGATCCCGCGCGCGAAGGGCGAAGGCCGCATCGTGGCCATGGAGATCATGAACAACATCTACGCCTGCTCAAACCTCATTCGCCAGTGCAAGGTGGAGCAGATTTACTCGCAGTTGCAGACGCGGACGAAGGACGTGCCCGAGGAACGCATGACGACGCTGGAGCGCTCGCTGGCCAATCTCGTCCGCGCCGGCCACATCACGCCGCTGGAAGCCGAGAAATGGGCCAACAACCCGAGCGCGTTCCTGGAAGAGATGCAGCGCGTGTGA
- a CDS encoding glycosyltransferase family 39 protein, translating to MSRLSLNSDSGAVSFASVREGAHPQAGLGRQAMALLFLAWVLFALITLSRGPSLGDHEVIVAQIARQTLQTGDWIVPQYLDTPFLMKPPLAPWLVAAVTKALPDRWATHWISEEFIPRLPSVLATLATALILLRLARDMFGVTAARITTFAYLTSVGAMLFALNATVEAVLTLLCTWAFAEFWWSRRATGSARRWHQAAFYLALGLAMLAKGPMPLMVVCAPIAVYWWLDRPLRRLTAARPGRIRGAMSRLVFDAWPRLKLALTSLGLWWGVPLFLMMFLPWMFLVARREPYFWELWNYEYLDRLEGDYPGVKSGGYWYYAPLLLGLAMPWSLSVPEALAAPFLRAYRSHRRPMRYAWCWVLVTVAILSLMSFKKPYYLLPALPGCMLLLGPVLERFFLHRPAVNPRRTKWIGLVFVVLASAGAIIAWFVGDHMFHEAWHPPVTWGTLVIAGLIIAGMYGAVRLYGAAAAPTSPQRIRSLVAVGASCVTGFLVTWTLLGPALGNCDDPRALVQHLRDANVSDDAPLYWASNRPDGRVTYYCRREVLQVMDPYKLIAQRRNRASNEDLRRTAATRLCELLESERPVYIVFEREDYENLKLFYRPPARLLCEVDRGEAGADEDDWVVATNAGVSRQP from the coding sequence ATGTCTCGATTATCGCTCAACTCCGATTCCGGTGCTGTATCGTTTGCAAGCGTGAGAGAGGGGGCGCATCCGCAGGCAGGGCTGGGCCGGCAGGCGATGGCGCTGTTGTTCCTGGCATGGGTACTCTTCGCCCTGATCACGCTGTCCCGCGGTCCATCACTGGGCGATCACGAAGTCATCGTCGCCCAGATCGCCCGTCAGACGCTCCAGACCGGCGATTGGATCGTCCCGCAGTATCTTGATACACCGTTTCTGATGAAGCCGCCGTTGGCTCCCTGGCTCGTCGCCGCCGTGACGAAGGCCCTGCCCGACCGGTGGGCAACGCACTGGATCTCCGAGGAGTTCATTCCTCGCCTGCCGTCGGTGCTGGCGACGCTCGCTACGGCGCTGATCCTGCTCCGCCTCGCGCGCGACATGTTCGGCGTGACGGCGGCTCGAATCACGACGTTTGCATATTTAACATCCGTCGGCGCGATGCTGTTCGCGCTCAATGCCACGGTCGAAGCCGTCCTGACGCTGCTGTGCACCTGGGCCTTCGCGGAATTCTGGTGGTCGCGGCGTGCGACCGGCTCCGCGCGCCGCTGGCATCAGGCGGCCTTCTACCTCGCCCTGGGTCTGGCCATGCTCGCCAAGGGGCCGATGCCGCTGATGGTTGTGTGCGCGCCGATCGCGGTCTACTGGTGGCTGGATCGACCGCTGCGGAGATTGACGGCTGCGCGGCCGGGACGCATTCGCGGCGCGATGAGTCGATTGGTGTTTGATGCGTGGCCGCGGCTGAAGTTGGCGCTGACGAGTCTGGGCCTTTGGTGGGGCGTTCCGCTGTTCTTGATGATGTTCCTGCCGTGGATGTTCCTCGTCGCTCGGCGCGAGCCGTATTTCTGGGAGCTATGGAACTATGAATACCTGGACCGGCTGGAAGGGGATTACCCCGGGGTGAAATCCGGCGGCTACTGGTACTACGCGCCGCTGTTGCTGGGGTTGGCGATGCCGTGGTCGCTGTCCGTACCCGAGGCGCTTGCTGCGCCCTTTCTGCGGGCCTATCGAAGCCATCGCCGGCCGATGCGCTACGCGTGGTGCTGGGTTCTCGTGACGGTCGCGATTCTCTCGCTTATGAGTTTCAAGAAGCCGTACTATCTGCTCCCTGCGCTGCCGGGCTGCATGTTGCTGCTTGGCCCCGTGCTGGAGCGGTTCTTTCTGCATCGACCGGCGGTGAATCCACGGCGCACGAAATGGATCGGCCTGGTGTTTGTCGTGCTGGCGAGCGCCGGGGCGATCATCGCGTGGTTCGTCGGCGATCACATGTTTCACGAGGCGTGGCATCCGCCGGTGACGTGGGGCACGCTGGTCATCGCCGGGCTGATCATTGCGGGAATGTATGGCGCGGTGCGGTTGTACGGTGCGGCGGCCGCGCCGACTTCTCCGCAGCGCATCCGAAGTCTCGTCGCCGTCGGCGCATCGTGCGTGACAGGTTTCCTCGTAACGTGGACGCTGCTCGGTCCGGCGCTGGGGAACTGCGACGATCCGCGCGCGCTGGTGCAGCATCTGCGCGACGCCAATGTTTCCGACGATGCGCCGCTGTATTGGGCGAGCAATCGGCCCGATGGACGCGTGACGTATTACTGCCGCCGCGAGGTGTTGCAGGTGATGGACCCTTACAAACTCATCGCCCAGCGACGCAACCGCGCTTCCAACGAAGACCTGCGCCGCACGGCTGCGACGCGCCTGTGCGAGTTGCTTGAATCCGAGCGCCCCGTCTACATCGTGTTCGAGCGGGAGGACTACGAGAATCTGAAACTGTTTTATCGCCCGCCCGCGCGACTGCTCTGCGAGGTCGATCGCGGCGAAGCGGGTGCGGACGAAGATGACTGGGTCGTCGCGACGAACGCAGGGGTAAGCCGCCAGCCATGA
- a CDS encoding aminoacyl-histidine dipeptidase: protein MSYDHVDPAVLKLKPEAVWRFFAEMSAIPRGSKKEDRIRARMKQLAAENGLNVRQDASGNLLITAPATPGFEHAPPICLQGHLDMVCEANSGTKHDFDRDPIRLILDRTKDDKTVVRAEGTTLGADNGIGVCLALAAATEPDVQRGPLEILLTYDEEDGMTGAKSIEKGFLTAQRLINLDSEEDDTLYIGCAGGTDVNYAWRLPVEKAAGLESARVEVRGLRGGHSGSDIHLNRGNAIKSLVQALLGAGIDGLRIAQLAGGSKRNAIPREASAVVCGPRGVSEALRKSCEQVCAALKTDNGEADAAISVGSVHADQAATAVDTARVLGALAAIPSGVLAVFPEIPGLVQTSNNLSTVTCDASGSLQITAGCLARSASEAQMVRTVQMLRSIAALAGASSSIGNEYPGWRPDIRSPLLDTCKKVYARVFGHEPGVTAIHAGLECGIIGQRVGGLDMISFGPNITGAHSPDERVYPDSVAKMWDYLKAVLRELASA from the coding sequence ATGTCCTATGACCATGTCGACCCAGCCGTTTTGAAACTCAAGCCCGAAGCCGTCTGGCGATTCTTCGCCGAGATGTCGGCCATTCCCCGCGGTTCAAAGAAGGAGGACCGAATCCGAGCGCGCATGAAGCAGCTCGCCGCCGAGAATGGCTTGAACGTGCGACAGGATGCATCGGGCAACTTGCTTATCACCGCGCCGGCCACGCCGGGATTTGAACACGCGCCGCCGATCTGCCTTCAGGGGCACCTCGACATGGTGTGCGAGGCCAACTCGGGCACGAAGCACGATTTCGACCGCGACCCGATCCGGCTGATCCTGGATCGAACGAAAGATGACAAGACCGTTGTTCGCGCGGAAGGTACGACGTTGGGTGCGGACAACGGCATCGGCGTGTGCCTGGCGCTGGCCGCGGCGACGGAGCCGGATGTGCAGCGCGGGCCGCTGGAGATTCTGCTGACCTACGACGAAGAAGACGGCATGACCGGCGCGAAGTCCATAGAGAAGGGGTTTCTCACGGCCCAGCGGCTGATCAACCTGGACAGCGAGGAGGACGACACGCTCTACATCGGCTGCGCCGGCGGCACAGACGTGAATTACGCGTGGAGGCTGCCCGTGGAAAAGGCGGCCGGCCTGGAATCGGCGCGGGTGGAGGTGCGCGGTCTGCGCGGCGGCCACAGCGGCAGCGACATTCATCTGAATCGAGGCAACGCCATCAAGTCGCTGGTTCAGGCGCTGCTCGGCGCGGGCATCGACGGTTTGCGGATCGCGCAGCTCGCGGGCGGGAGCAAGCGCAACGCGATCCCGCGTGAGGCGTCGGCAGTCGTGTGTGGTCCGCGCGGCGTGAGCGAGGCGCTGCGCAAGTCCTGCGAGCAGGTCTGCGCTGCGTTAAAAACAGACAACGGCGAGGCGGATGCCGCGATTTCCGTCGGCTCGGTGCATGCTGATCAGGCAGCGACCGCCGTCGACACGGCGCGGGTGCTGGGGGCGCTGGCGGCGATTCCGAGCGGGGTGCTGGCCGTGTTTCCGGAGATTCCCGGCCTTGTTCAGACGTCGAACAATTTGTCGACCGTGACGTGCGACGCGAGCGGCTCGCTCCAGATCACCGCCGGTTGCCTGGCGCGCAGCGCGTCGGAGGCGCAGATGGTCCGCACGGTGCAAATGCTGCGGTCGATCGCCGCGCTGGCCGGGGCGTCATCCTCCATCGGGAACGAGTACCCCGGCTGGCGGCCCGACATCCGGTCGCCTTTGTTGGACACGTGCAAAAAAGTGTACGCGCGCGTGTTCGGGCACGAGCCGGGCGTCACGGCCATTCATGCCGGGCTGGAATGCGGCATCATCGGGCAGCGCGTCGGCGGGCTGGACATGATCTCCTTCGGCCCGAACATCACCGGCGCGCACAGCCCCGACGAGCGCGTTTATCCTGACTCGGTCGCCAAGATGTGGGACTATCTCAAGGCCGTCCTGCGGGAACTGGCTTCGGCGTAG
- a CDS encoding class I mannose-6-phosphate isomerase: MSFCPLVFEPIYRPKVWGGRHLARLLNKPLPSPDDQPIGESWEVVDLPDAQSIVARGPMKGRTLHSLVDEWGADLLGRAPLAAGRFPLLIKFLDACQPLSIQVHPDDATAARAGLAPIGKHEAWYVIEARDDATIYRGLRPGVSRDRAAEQLARDPASLVDCVATRRARPGDAFYLPAGTVHAAGGGLVLAEVQTPCDVTYRLYDWDRTRPAGDAGMHIREGIDAIVTNSDFAAAEKRTHVTSIFTTVTRLISCPKFRMEKVRFVEGVEQEIPYAELVCWIVLEGRGEIVSGSASERFAAGDVVVLPAALRKARLKTHAACTWLEVTVPVESDLARFDRPAAGVLRETPAADGFVSLGIRRTGPGNQP, encoded by the coding sequence ATGAGTTTCTGCCCGCTCGTGTTTGAGCCGATTTATCGCCCCAAGGTCTGGGGCGGTCGCCATCTGGCGCGCCTCCTGAACAAGCCATTGCCGTCGCCGGATGACCAGCCCATTGGCGAATCGTGGGAGGTCGTCGATCTGCCCGATGCGCAGTCCATCGTTGCGCGCGGACCGATGAAGGGTCGAACCCTGCATTCCCTTGTGGACGAATGGGGCGCGGACCTGCTCGGCCGGGCACCCCTCGCCGCGGGGCGCTTCCCCCTGCTCATCAAGTTTCTCGATGCCTGCCAGCCGCTGTCGATCCAGGTGCATCCCGACGATGCGACGGCGGCGCGCGCGGGCCTCGCGCCGATCGGCAAGCACGAGGCGTGGTATGTCATCGAAGCACGGGATGACGCGACGATCTATCGCGGACTGCGGCCCGGTGTTTCACGCGATCGCGCGGCCGAGCAACTTGCGCGCGACCCGGCGTCGCTTGTGGACTGCGTAGCGACGCGCCGCGCGCGGCCCGGCGATGCGTTCTATCTCCCCGCAGGCACGGTCCATGCCGCGGGCGGCGGACTCGTGCTTGCCGAGGTGCAGACCCCCTGCGACGTGACGTACCGGCTCTACGACTGGGATCGCACCAGGCCGGCCGGCGACGCGGGCATGCACATCCGCGAGGGGATCGACGCGATTGTCACGAACTCGGATTTCGCCGCGGCCGAGAAGCGCACACACGTGACGAGCATCTTCACGACGGTGACCCGGCTGATCTCCTGCCCGAAGTTCCGCATGGAGAAGGTGCGCTTCGTCGAAGGCGTCGAGCAGGAGATTCCCTACGCGGAGCTGGTCTGCTGGATCGTGCTCGAAGGTCGCGGCGAGATCGTCAGCGGCAGCGCCTCGGAGCGCTTCGCCGCCGGCGACGTGGTCGTGTTGCCCGCGGCGCTTCGCAAAGCAAGATTAAAGACACACGCAGCCTGCACGTGGCTGGAAGTGACCGTGCCGGTCGAGTCGGACCTGGCGAGGTTTGATCGCCCCGCCGCGGGCGTCCTGCGCGAGACGCCGGCTGCTGACGGATTTGTATCACTTGGAATCCGCCGAACCGGCCCCGGCAACCAACCGTGA
- a CDS encoding trypsin-like peptidase domain-containing protein — protein MPRFRYHIVMVSVAAMLSAWCALLARAVADGPASQVTSQPETAPPAPDSAATQSSANQPESHPTSTPSDHTASDALVDPLAELERAVMRLIDDASPWVVAIAVERRAAPAAAARDPFVTSASGSGVIIRSDGRILTNQHVIADAATIHVTLHDGRRFRARRVAADPRADLAVIAVAEEGLPIAPLVDARELQRGAIVLALGNPLGLAADGQAAAALGIVSAIARPLPETFGRDEDRYYGDMIQTTAQIHPGHSGGPLIDRRGRVVGIVAAASLPQAGAEPIAFAIPLTARTQLVIDKLLDGVEPDYGYAGVRVGSLSELRGRRDRGGVLLETVFPDGPAHAAGLRDGDVILAMEGSTVDSADEFVQRVGAAGPDRTVEMEYERQGRRGRTRVTLARRPPTESHPARIAPFVFRGATLGEPDAATRQAGRLPGGCLMVLVVANGSPADRAGLTPGDVIVRIEGQPVTADASRRLAEASGDVLLGLSHGGSVLVRK, from the coding sequence ATGCCACGTTTCCGGTATCACATTGTGATGGTCAGCGTCGCAGCCATGCTTTCGGCATGGTGCGCGCTCCTCGCGCGGGCCGTCGCCGACGGTCCAGCTTCCCAAGTCACGTCGCAGCCGGAAACAGCGCCTCCCGCGCCGGATTCCGCGGCCACTCAATCTTCAGCGAATCAACCCGAGTCGCACCCGACATCAACGCCATCGGATCACACCGCGAGCGATGCCCTCGTGGATCCGCTCGCCGAGCTGGAACGCGCCGTCATGCGCCTGATCGACGACGCGTCGCCCTGGGTTGTAGCGATCGCTGTCGAGAGACGGGCGGCGCCTGCCGCCGCCGCGCGCGATCCGTTCGTTACGTCGGCGAGCGGCAGCGGTGTCATCATTCGCTCCGACGGGAGGATTCTCACCAATCAGCACGTCATCGCCGACGCGGCGACGATCCACGTAACGCTGCACGACGGGCGGCGGTTTCGCGCGCGGCGCGTGGCGGCCGATCCACGCGCCGATCTGGCGGTGATCGCCGTCGCGGAAGAGGGCCTGCCGATCGCGCCGCTGGTCGATGCGCGCGAGTTGCAGCGCGGGGCGATTGTGCTGGCGCTGGGCAACCCGCTGGGTCTCGCCGCCGACGGGCAGGCCGCCGCGGCCCTGGGAATCGTCAGCGCGATTGCGCGGCCGCTGCCCGAGACGTTCGGCCGCGACGAGGACCGCTACTACGGCGACATGATTCAGACGACGGCGCAGATTCACCCGGGTCATTCCGGCGGGCCGCTGATCGACCGGCGCGGTCGGGTGGTGGGGATCGTCGCGGCGGCGTCGCTGCCCCAGGCGGGCGCCGAGCCGATCGCTTTCGCGATTCCGCTGACGGCGCGCACGCAGCTTGTTATCGACAAATTGCTTGATGGCGTGGAGCCGGACTACGGCTACGCCGGTGTGCGCGTCGGGAGTCTCTCCGAATTGCGCGGCCGGCGCGATCGCGGCGGCGTGCTGCTGGAGACGGTTTTTCCCGATGGACCTGCCCATGCGGCGGGATTGCGAGACGGCGATGTCATCCTCGCGATGGAAGGATCAACGGTCGACAGCGCCGACGAGTTCGTCCAGCGGGTCGGCGCGGCCGGGCCGGATCGCACCGTGGAGATGGAGTACGAGCGGCAGGGTCGGCGAGGCCGGACACGCGTGACGCTCGCGCGCCGGCCGCCGACCGAATCACACCCCGCGCGCATCGCGCCATTTGTCTTTCGCGGCGCGACGCTGGGCGAACCCGATGCCGCCACGCGCCAGGCGGGGCGATTGCCGGGCGGCTGCCTGATGGTGCTGGTGGTTGCGAACGGATCGCCGGCCGATCGCGCAGGGCTGACACCGGGGGACGTCATCGTGCGCATCGAGGGACAACCGGTCACGGCGGACGCCTCGCGACGCCTCGCCGAGGCGAGCGGCGACGTGCTGCTGGGCTTGAGCCACGGCGGCAGCGTGCTCGTGCGGAAGTAA